Proteins encoded in a region of the Streptomyces virginiae genome:
- a CDS encoding ParA family protein, with protein MAKRVAVGNNKGGVGKTTTTVRLAEALAKRGCRVLVVDLDPQGNASRRLGWTFDAAAPQLTISEAIRADEVGAAAQVVQSVGWETEYADRIALCPARLELENRMSEAGIVGAHRRLARALDGVDRHFDYTLIDCPPSLFHLTQLGMAAADVAVVVTTPEYDAVEAAIRVRDFIAHRAADLSNPSLELAGVVVNGLQQLGSHAFQRDGIRETFGPLVWDPVVPRRSVVLDVDESALPLEGVTGGRAGEVRAVYELLAETFVKAVPAA; from the coding sequence ATGGCGAAACGGGTGGCGGTCGGGAACAACAAGGGCGGGGTGGGCAAGACCACCACGACGGTGCGGCTGGCGGAGGCGTTGGCCAAGCGCGGGTGCCGGGTGCTGGTGGTGGATCTCGATCCGCAGGGCAACGCGTCGCGGCGGCTGGGGTGGACGTTCGACGCGGCGGCGCCGCAGCTGACGATCTCGGAGGCGATCCGCGCGGACGAGGTGGGGGCGGCGGCCCAGGTGGTCCAGTCGGTCGGCTGGGAGACGGAGTACGCGGACCGGATCGCGCTGTGCCCGGCGCGGCTGGAGCTGGAGAACCGGATGAGCGAGGCCGGGATCGTCGGCGCGCACCGGCGTCTCGCGCGGGCACTGGACGGGGTGGACCGCCACTTTGACTACACGCTGATCGACTGCCCGCCGTCGCTGTTCCACCTGACGCAGCTCGGGATGGCGGCGGCGGATGTGGCGGTGGTGGTGACGACGCCGGAGTACGACGCGGTGGAGGCGGCCATCCGCGTGAGGGACTTCATCGCCCACCGGGCGGCGGATCTGTCGAACCCCTCGCTGGAGCTGGCCGGGGTCGTCGTCAACGGCCTCCAGCAGCTCGGCTCGCACGCCTTCCAGCGCGACGGCATCCGCGAGACGTTCGGGCCGCTGGTGTGGGATCCGGTGGTGCCGCGCCGGTCGGTGGTGCTCGACGTCGATGAGTCGGCGCTGCCGCTGGAGGGCGTGACCGGGGGAAGGGCCGGGGAGGTGCGGGCGGTGTACGAGCTGCTCGCCGAGACGTTCGTGAAGGCGGTGCCGGCCGCATGA